The segment GAGGGCGGGAACCCTGCAAGCGTTGTTCTGCGGGTGGAGTTCGGGGCGGCCTCCCTGCTGCTGACGGGCGACCTGGACTCTGCGGGCGAGCGCCGCCTGCTGGAACTTTCCCCCACGCTTGGCGCGGGCTTGTTGCAGGTGGGTCACCACGGGTCTGCGGGGAGCAGTACGCTCCGGTTCCTTTCGCAGGTTGCTCCGGATTACGCTGTGATAAGTGTCGGCGCGGGTAATGGCTACGGGCACCCGCGCGAAGAGGTCTTGCGCAAACTTGGGCTTGTGCTCGGGGATACGGCGCGGTTCTTCCGCACCGACCGCGATGGGACAGTGGAATTCGAACTGTGGCCTGATATCGGTGTGGTTACCGGCAGGGACTAGCGACTAGTCCGCAAATCCGATGCGTGCCTGGAAGTGGCATTCCGCATCGTGCGGGTCGCGCTGCATGCCGACCTCGTTCATCCCGAAAATGTAGGCGTGGTGGTTCGTGTTCTTGAACCGCACGATGCTCACCTTGCCCCCGAGCGGGACCTGCGAAAGATAATTCATTTGTATGGAACGGATGCGGCGGCTCTTGAGTTCTTCGGCATCGAGAGCGTCCATGACCCAGTCCACGTAGCGGCAGTGGTTCACGTGCCTGTTCATGTCGAGGTCGCTGTACTTGGCCGTTTCCGTGCATACCACCCTCGGCTCGATCTGTGGGTCGAGAATGTCCATCATTTCGGGCAGCGCGTTCTTGCCGGGGAACAGCGGGATGGGGAACGGGCAATCGGCGGGATTCTCGGACCTGCCGGTTTTGAGGTTCACCAGGAGCCAGCTCGAAGTCGCCTGGGCGATAGAGTGCCCCTGCGAATCGACGATGGAATAGTCCTTCAATACGACTTTATCCTTGATGATGTCCTTTGCCCAGGTCGAAACTGCAATCTTTTCGCCCCAGACGGGCGTGTGCAAAATGCG is part of the Fibrobacter sp. UWR2 genome and harbors:
- a CDS encoding acyl-[acyl-carrier-protein] thioesterase: MEQDITTKEFEVRFSDCDHHSRLKLSNLFLFMEETAIADAEKNGFGLWKMMQAGYTTVITRFKIRILHTPVWGEKIAVSTWAKDIIKDKVVLKDYSIVDSQGHSIAQATSSWLLVNLKTGRSENPADCPFPIPLFPGKNALPEMMDILDPQIEPRVVCTETAKYSDLDMNRHVNHCRYVDWVMDALDAEELKSRRIRSIQMNYLSQVPLGGKVSIVRFKNTNHHAYIFGMNEVGMQRDPHDAECHFQARIGFAD